The sequence below is a genomic window from Gossypium hirsutum isolate 1008001.06 chromosome A11, Gossypium_hirsutum_v2.1, whole genome shotgun sequence.
ttaaaaatttaatctaaatatcTTATATGAACTCAGCTCAAATCCAATCCGACCCATAAAGTCCCAATAATTATCCATTAATTGTAAAATGACATTATGGAATAACGTTTGCATACCCATACGATTATccatttaatataattttagtataaagttttcacctattaattgatgaataatttgTATGTTAAGTTTATTGTTTTAATGGATAATCAAATTTATGCAATGAAATGGTATAATAAATTAcgttaaatatatttaatatactaaattatatgatttattttatcgccaagatatgattatgtattaataaaaaatatttaatataatatattttcaatgatatttataatataattttgaaaCAATCTCATCAtagattctaattatttttgtttctcttaAGGTAATGCTTAAACTTTAACACACTTGAACCTACGTCCTCCTTTATAAACAATAATACTCGTGCCAATCAAGCTAAAACTcaatccataattttttttaaaaagattttatttgAACAAATAACTATCTGTTTCTTGCAAATTTGAATCAAATTTGAGTTTTATATATacctactttttttattttaaaaaatgaatttctcaaaataaaaaaaaaagatttaatttcataaatacatTTTGACATAAACActaaacattattttttattcattgtttttgtttaaaaaattataaaacatttacaatttccaagctaaaaaaaattatataacatctTCAAATAAATACACATAATCAAATTTTCTCTCAAAGTTTGATAAAATTCCATAATACAAACAAAATGTGTTTTCCATTTTCAAACCttggaagaaaaaagaaaagaaaagcaatatCCAGAAAATCCTAATTAAGCAAATATAACAGCTAAGCCTAAGATAATGAAATAATTCCCTCTATATTACATAAATCATGCTATCAAATGAAAATTTCAACTCATTAGCTTACGAGCttgaaaatatatgaatatgaagaaattatattataattacataaaaatatttgctgactttttaaaaaatatatttttttaatatctagATCAAGTGTTGGGTGTAGCGGTGAGACACatattacatttttaataatcaaatacaattttaaataattaaatcttaGAGATGACTTTgttaggaccacaaatcctaaACATGTAAaacaaacatgaaataaatgaaaaaaaattgatatattagatttttttatacaACATAATATCAAACTCATACACCCACCCATTCAAACTACCACATAGGCATGGTCTGTGGATCAATCCCATGACCTTGGGGATATGATGAACACCTTTGATGAATATGTCAAATGTTGAAGTTATGTGGTTTATAATATTATCACTTCTAATATGCCTTATAATATTGCATGTCCACTTGtcattataattttgaaattaaaaaaaaaaagatagtttTGAGCACAAGTTTAGGGGTATCATAGAGACTTTTTTATTAAGAGTCGGATTATATTTTGTTTGCTCtactaaaaaattagaaaaattagttcacatatgttagatcaaaaagcaaataGATCTTTCTGTTAAAAGTTCCATCCATTTTTCTGTTAATAATTGGTCCCTTGTACTTCAACATGATGTAAACGTGACATGTCACATGTCACGTGTCACTGTCTAGTTATTCTGTCaaacatattaatttttaaccctaTAAAATCGATGAAAGTTTTAACAGAATGAATTAATTTActgtttaattaatataaatagactgatttatctatttttaaatgtaaaaagAAAGTGGAAGAAATGATTACCATTTTGTGCGCTGAAACATGCTTTTTCCTAATGTCTTTTTTAGTTTCAAATGCTTATATCTTATTCAACAAATTGTGAGTCACGGACTCAAAAAATGTGCTTTCTATTTTGGATTTGAAAATTATAAGAATGATAGAGATATTTTGGcggatgaaaataaaataaaaaatagaataattctTTCCAACTTTACTTATTTATAGTTACATATAAAATTCATTGCCATAACTAGCTGTAGAcatcatataaaataatttgaCAAGAAATCAAGAAGAAAGGATTGAATAATACAAGCTTTTTCATGTCCTTTAGAGATACAATAAACACTCAAAGAAAAacactttaagaaaaatattattcTGTATCAATTCTCCCAATGAAATTAAAGCAAGAATGATACAAATTAAAACAATGAAGTTATGACATCATAACTTTATAAAAAACCAAACACAAAACACCACAAGGAAGTTGAGAAAGAATGGAGGGAAAAGTGATGACTTAATTAGCATTGGAAGCCAGTTGGAACATTCCTTGAACAAACGTTGAGGAGCAAGCTAAGAGAAACTGGGATGTTAAGGTTGATGCCTAAGATGTTAGCTCTGATAGCAGTACAAAGGCAAGCAGCAGCTTCGAGGTCGACAAGGCCATTGAGAAGGGAACAGCATGGCATCACTGGAGGTGAACCAACGGTGACATTGACTAAGTTAAGCACATTGGCACATACACCTAATTTGAGGGCATCTCTAGGGCACCTGCCTCGTGCGGATGCAGTAGGGGTGGGGGTGTTGGGTTTTGGGTTTGGCCTTGGTTTAGGGGTGGGTGAAGAGCAAGAGCCACAAGCACTGACTAGGGAAAAGAAGAGAATGTTGAGTGCCAAAAAGAAGGCCATGGAAGCTAATTTTTTTGAAGCCATTTTGATCTTCTCTTAAAACCCTAGTGGCTTGCTTTCTTTGCTTAGAGTGTGTTTTGAGGATGGGAACTTGGAGCGAATGGGATGGGGGTTTTATAATGTTTAAAAGAAGGCTagtggatttttttttaatgttaggTTAATTGATCAAAATTGTAGAataaatcaatttgattttttttttcttttttaagctGGCTGGTGAAGTTTGGATGTTTGTGATTTGTGAGGTGGCAATTAACACACTACCATGTTACCATTGCTCCTATAGGATCAATAATATGTGGATCTGTCTTAGCCTAACTTTAAATGTATATCCCCATTGTAATGTTCCGAAATATAAGCATAATAGTGACAATTTACAAACCGCTAAGTAGAGACAAAATGGATTACACTCTTTGTCAAACCTTTCATGTTCTTCTTCAGGCATTAGTACCCTCTAAACAGACTTCCTGAACTACATTCACATTAAACTCATAATTTATTCAAAGTTCCCAATATACAAATTAATATTGCTGTAATAAACTTACTATAAGGAGCTAATGGATCCAAAACCGACATTAAAAAATGTTTTCTCCTAATTAGCTCATTTAATCAAACtcgtaatttagtcattttcccaatatACATCATTGATGGTACAGGAATTTTGTTCTAAAATAAGGCATGGAATCTGAAGCATAATATGAGAAAGCAAAAGCAAACAGACCAGTTCGAGATGCTTCCATATTAATATTCTGAGAGTATTAATAATTACTGCCACCCAACCTTTGTTTGTTTATTCGGTTCAGAAATGGCGTATTGTAGGTGAAAAGTGTTGGAGATATTGGCATATTGCCAATGGATGTTTTGTAGCTGGATTTGACTGGGAGTGTCACGGGTGAGCTTAGAACCTACCATGGGTTCCACGCGATTACACCGATTTCTAATTAAAAATGAGCTCCTGTTTTTATACTTAGtctaaattgatattttaatcactacttaattaaaatgtttgaaCTCGATTTTCAGtctaaaaaaagttaatttaataGTTATTAGCAACTATTGCTTTGTATTATTGATTTAAATTAACAGTTGTTAGCAATTATTTCTTTGTATTAAAGAAATCGACTTCATTTAAGAGAAAACGAAATATAGTTTTAATCCGATTGTTAAAAGTCAATTGTATTAACCAACTTTGACATCATGTGATAAACAAGAGTAAGAGTGAAgcaaaatatatattcttttttaaaaaaaactaaatttaaattataaattttttaaattaaaatataattttatggttttattaatttataattttacaagtATAGAATACACGGCTTTATTGCCTTTTTTTAAATGAAGCCATGCCTCTCCCTAACGCCGCCCTTCAACGTGAGGGACAAATCTTTAGTTTTATTTGtccaaatttttttgaaatccaccttttattttaaaacaaatgaaaatagaGTCGCTATCGATTTTTTTATTAGGTGTAATCGAGTCACCTCAAATTTTAACCATCcttataaaagattaaattttcctaaaatgataatttttagtCTACAAAATCCAAGAATGTAGGTTTGAGAGTCAATTACGTATGAGAACtctcaaaattggtacctagttggttACTCAATGTTTtggtgtcaaaaattgaaaattcgaaacaaatttaaaatatgatccctctTTACATGATAAAATATCGCtcaactaaattaattttcacgaaaatgccttatttcaagttaatcaaGAAGAGAAAATCGTGCCCCGTAAGCTAGGACACGGTGCCTCAAAATCCTCGAAAACAAGAATAATCGTCGTTTAATCATTACTtaaatctcatttttattttaaatagaatatTCGGTTATTTCATCTCTAAGAAGATATCATACCCCATAAGTTAGGAGCACAACTCCTTGAATCCCAAAACAACAAACATTGCCTCgattttaaacatttcatatacGTTAGGTGGAACGAACATAACTCTTTTttaacatgatatatatatacttttaacaTGTTTAGGCCTAGTAAACGGATGAATATATTTGAACACGAAACATGACATGGTGATTTAgcaagagtgaaataaaataatagtgaaaaaatgaaatgattacgttaaaaccataaataatcgaatgaataaataaataagtagatAAAGAAGAATAAGAAGATAAAAACCAAAGAAATGCTATACTAATGAATAATATCGATGCAtctataatgataataataataaaaattaagcgatAATCATGTTGTGATTACTATCATGTactaatatgaataaataaaataataacgataataacaatgataaaataaaataaaataaaatgtataaataaatgatataatagtttgataaaataaaatatataaaatataaaaataaaatatgtagtaCTAAATAAATAAGCAAAGCTAAccgaaatatggattaaattgagatTCAAGCAAAGTTTAAAACATAAATCGCAAAATAAATAAGGAGAGGGGTAACAAAtatgcaaataaaagaaaaaataatataaagtttaaatataataaaggataaataaataataaataaattaaattgaaattaaataaataaaaaactgaatcataatttaaacaaatttaaaagtacgaaccataataaaataaataaattaaaataataacagaataaaagactaaaatgaaATGTGCTAAAAAGGATAGGGACCAAATAGGTAACTATTTCAAGCCCTAGGACACGTGTCATCCCCTAAACGGGCTCACCATGGTccaaggactaaattgcacaaaaaaacaaaaaaaatgggcaaaaataaaaaaataaatagtagGACGAAATtgaaaagtaacaaaaaaaaggaaTGGCCAAAGCAAAAATTAAACCCCTTTTAAAAAACATGCAGATCCTGTTAGGGTCGGATCAGGTTGGCAAGTCGgcttcaaaacgacgccgttttggggtaTTTTGTGCTTGGATGAAATGGCACCATTTTACCAAGCCTacttaagttaaatttttttcaaaaatttcatttccccttcgttttttttttaaaaaaaactacttTCACCCCCTTCTTTTCTCTGAAATTTTCCTTGAGCCGGCCATGAGAGTTGCCGCAGCCATCAGTCTTCGGCCACAGTGATCGCCGTCCTCGGTGGCCCGAAATATTTCAAAATCCAacctttaatttcttttcttttctggaaCCCTGTTTTGGggttaaatttttcaaaaagacAGCAAAAATGGACCAAAGGTCAAGAAACCGTTCGGTTTCCCTCTCATCCGACGAGGCCCTTAACGGACCCCTAAGGGGCTCCGGGACTTCTCGAGCTGGTGGGTCTTCGACAACCAACGTaggtaaaaaaaaaccttttttttattttactcttaTATATttcgaataaaaaataaaaataaatcaaaaaatgaATCACCTTTgaacttttttcttttctgtttttttattgcttttgtttgtccaaaaaaaacacaaaattcgtGGCTATTATAGCCGAATTACATTCTCTTTTTTACTGTTTTTCTACTTTTTTTGTTGATGTTTCCTTCTATTATTCTTGTCCTTCGATTCTTTCTATTTTTGCAGGTGACAGTGGAATCAACAGTGCAGAGAGGCGCTCCCTTGCTGCTTTAGTGAAATGGTGGCAGACCTCGAGTGTCGCTCATGCTGACATGGCAAAGTGGAGGCGGCGGCGCATagaaaccctaaggtttctgACTTTTCCGAAAAACAATTTAGGTCATTAGGCCATTGGGCCATTGGGcctttaggtttttttatttatttgggcCATTTCGGCTTGTAAATTTGGGCATGATGTTTTCTATAAATGGACTATTGTAATGGATTCTgctatcttttatttttattttttatatgtttggtTTCTGTTTGGTCCCGAGTTAAATTGGCCTAGTACATTATTAATTCCGCATTGTGATAAAACCAATAGATTATTGCCGCAATTAGGAAAAACAAGAAATATTAAGACAAAATGGTGAGACCAATAGTATTTTCGTTAATATGCTTCTCATTTCTGTTGGATTCAAATGTAATacataataattgaataaattcaaaaggtgaaatttatcaatttacaaatgaaatattatacaatatatttttttaaaaaatcgatgtttgaatcaataaaaaaattcctTCAAAATTAACATTTTCTCAAAACAAAAACTTTCATTATATATGGTATGAATCCCTTGAACTTCCACCAACTTCTctgcaaaaatataaaaagaaataaataaaataataaggatTTGTTCTAGACCAAAACGTAAAAGAAAACAAGACCAAAATGATTTTTAGATTTATAtactcttctttttttccttaaagtatgaaatttttccaaaatacaaACAAAATGTTGCAATATTGTGTTTCCCATTTTCAGacctttgaaaaaaaaagagcaatATCCAGAAAATCCTAAGCAAATATAACAGGTAAGCCTAAGATAAtgaaataattcattttatattaCACAAATCATATTATCAAATGAAATTAGCTTACTCGATTGAAGGAGCTttagaataaatgaaaaagaagaaattaattACAATTACACAAAAATATTTGCACACAAGAGAATGTTACAGAAGGGACTGACCTTATTCATCCGCGGCATCAGGTTTAAATATTGGTTACCTCTTGGGATGAACATCTGAATATTGGTCTGCAATCTCTGAGAACAGATAATGGCGGTCATCAGGAATCAAATTTTGTCTGAATGTGCTCCATGATTATCTCTTAATGTTTGTTCATATTACATGATCAGCACATGTATGAATAATCAGGTCTAAATGACAACCAAAGAGTTGCATCAAAAAATGGCAGCTAGAATATAGATGTTCAACCATGTTACTTCGAAATGGATGCAAGTGTTGAATACGAGTCGAGTTATCATCCAGAGGAATCAACAGTTTCTTCGTTGAATTCACCAAATATATCTGGGCATCCATCCCAGTTCGCCTGCTCTCTTGCTTCCCAATATCCGCCCACATAGTGGTAGCTTCCATTACCATCTTTCCGGAACCATCTAGGTTTCCAGCCACTTTCTTGTAGTTTTCTCGACTGTGCAAGACAAGAATGCAGAGTGAAGTTCACTGGTAAAAGCAATACTCTAAATCTGATTATGTCACTAGTTTGAGGATTCATTTCTCACTGCAGTAAGAGTTGCCTCTTGCAACAAGGAAGTTTCCAAAACAAGTTATTGATTAGTTCTAACGAATGTCACTATAATTGATTTCTAAGTTACGAGATAGTTAACGATCCAGGATGTATACTTGAAAATTGAGAAGTTGGGAACGTACCATTCTTTGCCTCCTTTCCAACCGTTGTTTCTCTGAATTTGCTCTATCAAATTCCCCGCTCTCTAAATGACGTTGGTCTGGTCGAAGCCTAGAATCTGTAGGTGGGAGCTTCTCCTTAATTCCATGATCAAATACCCAGGATCAGACAAAGCTATAGAAAGCAATTATATATGcataagaggaaaaagaaaatgctTATGAGAAAGTGGTTCAATACATAATCTCTACCTGCAACCCAGGTGTTATCTCATTTAGTGTGATCGCAAATGATGTTAAGTTGTAGCGAGTCGGATTAGGAGCTGGCTCATTCCTTTTCCATAGCAAGGTGGCCTCTGAAGGACAGCAGACCTTTGGCTTGCCACTCCCCTTCACCTCACCATTGACATAATACATGCTGTCATCCCATTTGCCAAATAATGTAGCAACCTTTTTACCTGAATGGTCTTCAACAAATCCATGGACCTAAGTAAATGTAGGACAGGATAAACAATTATTAGAGAAAATAACTATTTAAAAACGCATAACGTGGACTAATAGAACCAGGATAAAGCACTGTCATATCATCATTTTTTTCTGTATTGGTACAAAGATAACAGAACTGAGCTACTAGAAAGAAACTTATGAAAAACTCGGATTGACAATTAACCTGGTGAGGGTTCCGCTCAATAATAGATTGCTCTTTGAATTTGAGTTTGCATGAATATTGGCTGTTCCCACGAATTTGCATCAATCCATGGTGATCACAATATACTTGACCAAGGATGAGATTATAAATATTAGTAGTTACCTGCAAAGAATGAAGTTCGAACAATTTATAGCACGTAAAAAGAAGTGGAAGCTAGAACATGGGAAAACCTGAAATAGCACATCCAGTAAATATGTAGCCCAGTAGTGCATACCTTGCTCCACTGAAATGTTTCCCCATCATCAAACTCCAGGGTCAGAACGCCAACAGGGTCAAGCTGAATTGAACGCCCAGAAAACTTCGAGCGGAGGTTACTGTCACCCCAGAATTTCCACCCTTTGCCTTCACAATGAAATGCAATAAGGGTTGGATGGTGACTAACCTGTTGCAACTTGGAAGGTAAGTCATTTACTCTTATGAAACTTCGACATAAATATTCGCACACTCGCATTCAGATAAATCGAGACAACTGCTTTGGAAGGTGGAACCTAAGTTATGTttcttaatttataaatttaagttCAATATAAGGCTGCCTGTGTCTTAATATGAAGCAAGCTGAATTGATAGATCTTGAAGACTGACCTTCTCAGAGAAGAAACGAACTCCTTTTTCAGGATAGTCCGCTTCAAAAGTTTCTCCTAGTAAAGGATTGAAAGGCTTACAATGCCGGCCTTCAGAAGAAGAATACCCAGAAACAGCAAATGCAGCAACATTAAGAATCCGTTGGAGGCTGTTCCCCTGACGAAGTAACAGAAAATTTCCAAATAGAGCATACAATCAGATAGCACAGATATAAAGCAAAAGCAGCTGTTGATGTTCCTCAAAACCATAATAATCATCTCAACAAGTCTAAAAATCCAACAAATCTAAGAGGTACATGTAACAACATCACCCTCAAAAAGCTAGCAAGGAACACTTGATAGTTGTTACAAAGGCTAATACAGATTTTCCTTATGTTGTTTATAGTTGTTTGAAAACTTGATAAATCCTGAAGAAAATAGCATGCATGTATCAACAGAAACCTGGAAATTTAAGATAAAATGCATGAATAACGTACTTCTTTTCCATACTTGTATGCTCTGTCCAAAAGATCCGAATATTCTAGGTCCTCGAAACATTTCTGAAGGGATGATATTGGCTCATTGAAGTAAACAGGGAGACAAACTCGTGTGAGATCCTTTCCCACATTGTCTTTGATCAGAGACCAAAGGCTAACCCCTTTCTCTCTTAGAACTGGATCGGGAAGCTTTTTTCGCCTTTCGATTTGAGGATATCCGGAATCACAATCTTCTTTATCACCATGCATCTTTTCCACAGTAATTTTCAGTTTCTTTCTGATTATCTGCTCGATCAGCTGCCCTTCTTAAGCATTGAAAACTAACAGCGAGTTCGGTGAAATACTGTTTTGTGTCATAGAAGGAGGTTTCATCTTCGTCAGATGATTCAGTTGCACTGAATTCTGAGAAGCCCAAAAGCAATATATATCAGGTTATGAGAAAACAGTACAAAAAGTTAGTAACAAAAAGAAACAGATATTACTACAATGATAATTTATCTCAAACCACTATGCCATTTCATCATTCAGTTTGAGAACTTTTAAGTTCAAGAACAACCAAAGATGAAACACTTGCATTCAAAAATAACATACTAAGTTCTCATCACCTTAAACTGCCTTAATGTGTCAAGCAAATTAGATATTTCTTTACAAAGAACTTGAAGACCTAAAGAATAATGAGAGCTTAATCTGGTCACAATCCTTCACAAGTTTGTCACTGATTCCCTCCTCAAGTAAACATTTCTTGAGCCTATCAGTTGATAAAATAACGACATCTGCTACAAGAGCAGATCACATGATCACCATGAATGTGTATGTGTGTGTTTATGCAGTCATTTCATGATAACAGCATATAAATTTGCAGAATAAATGGATGAATGGAACATATACGAAACCCCATTTCCACAGATAAAAAGGTACGTATAAATTTACTGAAAATTATCTAGAATCGCCAAAAGAACAACAAAGTAACGAAAATCCAATTCGTCAACATGCAATTTGTATACATCGTTTCATCATttctttttccctaaaactaaaaGATTAAACGcaaaagaaggaaaaggaaaagaccAAATTTCATGCTGTTGAATCGTCGTTGATCGGTTAAAAAAAGACTTCAACTTTTCTATTAAATATCAGATTAAACGTGAAAATTGAAATCccagaaacaaaaagaaaattcagAGAAGAAACTTACGGTGAAAACTACAAGAAAATGCAAGAAACCTACGGTTCTTGCTCTTCAATTTCCTAATGCCCCCCTcccctgttttttttttcttttcttattcttaGCTATAAAAGATAACAAATGCCTAACAATTCACAA
It includes:
- the LOC107923179 gene encoding 14 kDa proline-rich protein DC2.15; this translates as MASKKLASMAFFLALNILFFSLVSACGSCSSPTPKPRPNPKPNTPTPTASARGRCPRDALKLGVCANVLNLVNVTVGSPPVMPCCSLLNGLVDLEAAACLCTAIRANILGINLNIPVSLSLLLNVCSRNVPTGFQC
- the LOC107923200 gene encoding oxysterol-binding protein-related protein 2A isoform X2, with protein sequence MHGDKEDCDSGYPQIERRKKLPDPVLREKGVSLWSLIKDNVGKDLTRVCLPVYFNEPISSLQKCFEDLEYSDLLDRAYKYGKEGNSLQRILNVAAFAVSGYSSSEGRHCKPFNPLLGETFEADYPEKGVRFFSEKVSHHPTLIAFHCEGKGWKFWGDSNLRSKFSGRSIQLDPVGVLTLEFDDGETFQWSKVTTNIYNLILGQVYCDHHGLMQIRGNSQYSCKLKFKEQSIIERNPHQVHGFVEDHSGKKVATLFGKWDDSMYYVNGEVKGSGKPKVCCPSEATLLWKRNEPAPNPTRYNLTSFAITLNEITPGLQEKLPPTDSRLRPDQRHLESGEFDRANSEKQRLERRQRMRLQTNIQMFIPRGNQYLNLMPRMNKRSWWKFKGFIPYIMKVFVLRKC
- the LOC107923200 gene encoding oxysterol-binding protein-related protein 2A isoform X1, giving the protein MHGDKEDCDSGYPQIERRKKLPDPVLREKGVSLWSLIKDNVGKDLTRVCLPVYFNEPISSLQKCFEDLEYSDLLDRAYKYGKEGNSLQRILNVAAFAVSGYSSSEGRHCKPFNPLLGETFEADYPEKGVRFFSEKVSHHPTLIAFHCEGKGWKFWGDSNLRSKFSGRSIQLDPVGVLTLEFDDGETFQWSKVTTNIYNLILGQVYCDHHGLMQIRGNSQYSCKLKFKEQSIIERNPHQVHGFVEDHSGKKVATLFGKWDDSMYYVNGEVKGSGKPKVCCPSEATLLWKRNEPAPNPTRYNLTSFAITLNEITPGLQEKLPPTDSRLRPDQRHLESGEFDRANSEKQRLERRQRMSRKLQESGWKPRWFRKDGNGSYHYVGGYWEAREQANWDGCPDIFGEFNEETVDSSG